One window from the genome of Cryptomeria japonica chromosome 6, Sugi_1.0, whole genome shotgun sequence encodes:
- the LOC131856142 gene encoding uncharacterized protein LOC131856142, translated as MRQHTQGKDLVRAGVTRFAMIFLTLQSILAALTSLKQMFVSGEWLNSPYSKKPEGEAVACIVFDNQFAQRAAEIVKVSEPLVRVLRLVDGDKTPMGYLYEAMDRAKESIKNYYKGDRLKFDPIWEIVDRRWNNQLHQPIHAAGYFLNPRFRFGGSYSDSNGEVMEGLSTCIERMVPNVEERDLIVSELQNYEGGRGRLFSSELARRGRTTQTPDAWWQNWGGNTPHLKKFALRVLCQPCSSSNCERNWSLFEAIHTKKRSKLAQKRLNDLVYVQYNLRLRVKKVEELEGGPIDLDDIDPYSDWTSQEKPPLFSDTDITDLERQAMEEGGGFGFRLDDIEEDEDEDEDEDSLPVPEAGGDIASSRMEDESQSTIPSEEAQSRPVPQQTYTTRQSRPSSSTSPHVFARAGKRKL; from the exons atgagacaacacacgcaagggaaagatttggtgagagctggtgtcacaaggtttgcaatgattttcttgacgttgcaaagcattcttgctgcattgacttctttgaaacaaatgtttgtgagtggagaatggcttaactcaccttattcaaagaagcctgaaggagaggctgtcgcatgcatagtcttcgacaaccaatttgcacaaagggctgcagagattgtgaag gtgtcagagcccttggttcgagttcttcgcttggtggatggggataaaaccccaatgggatatctttatgaggccatggatagggccaaagagtctatcaaaaattactacaagggggataggctcaaatttgatcccatttgggaaattgttgataggaggtggaacaatcagctccaccaacccattcatgcagcagggtacttcctcaaccctcgttttaggttcgggggttcttactcagattcgaatggagaagtcatggagggcctcagtacatgcattgagaggatggtacctaatgttgaggagagagacctcattgtgagtgagctccaaaattatgagggaggaaggggtaggctattctcttcagagctggctaggagaggaagaaccactcaaaccccag atgcttggtggcaaaattggggtggaaacaccccacatctcaaaaaatttgccctcagagtcttatgtcagccttgcagttcatccaattgtgagcgcaattggagcttgtttgaagcaatccacacgaagaagaggagcaagttagcacagaaacggctcaatgaccttgtctacgtgcaatataatcttcgattgcgcgtaaagaaggtagaggaactagaaggtggtccaattgacttggatgatatagatccttacagtgattggacatcacaggagaagcctccattgttttccgacactgacatcactgatttggagaggcaggctatggaggaggggggtggatttggtttcaggctggatgacattgaggaggatgaggatgaggatgaggatgaggattcattgccagtgccagaggcaggtggagacatagcttcatccaggatggaggatgagtctcaatcaaccataccgagcgaggaggcacagtcacgcccagtcccacagcagacttatacgactagacagtctagaccctctagttctacctctccccatgtttttgctagagctgggaagaggaagttgtaa